The genomic interval CTAACTATTTTAGGATGCCATTCTGCAACTCCTAGAAAAAACGCTTTTCCTACTTCTCAATATTTAGAAATTAACAACAGTCATTTTTTGATTGATTGTGGAGAAGGTACGCAGCGTCAAATGAGAAAATATAAAGTAGGTTTCTCTAAAATAAATCATATTTTTATTACGCATTTACATGGCGATCATTTTTATGGTTTAGTTGGATTATTAGCTACTTTCGGAATATTAAATAGAGAAAAAGAACTCCATATTTATGGACCAAAAGGTATTAAAGAAGTTACTTTATTACAATTGAGAGTTTCTCAATCTCACGCAAAATATAAAATGATTTTTCATGAATTAACCTCAAAAGAAAGTGAGCTTATTTTTGAAGATGATAAAGTTTCTGTAACTACAATTCCTTTAAACCACAGAGTTTATACAAATGGTTATTTGTTTACAGAAAAGCAAAAACCAAGAAAATTAAACATGTTAAATATTAGCGGATATCCAGATATTGATAAAGCTGATTATTTAAATATAAAAGCAGGTAAAGATGTTGTTTTACCTTCTGGAGAAGTTGTTTCTAATTTAGAATTAACAATTCCGGCAGACAAACCTTTAAGTTTTGCCTTTTGTAGCGATACTTGCTATAAACCAGACATTGTACCTATTATAAAAGATGTAGATCTATTATACCACG from Polaribacter sejongensis carries:
- a CDS encoding ribonuclease Z, which codes for MSIALTILGCHSATPRKNAFPTSQYLEINNSHFLIDCGEGTQRQMRKYKVGFSKINHIFITHLHGDHFYGLVGLLATFGILNREKELHIYGPKGIKEVTLLQLRVSQSHAKYKMIFHELTSKESELIFEDDKVSVTTIPLNHRVYTNGYLFTEKQKPRKLNMLNISGYPDIDKADYLNIKAGKDVVLPSGEVVSNLELTIPADKPLSFAFCSDTCYKPDIVPIIKDVDLLYHEATFLADREDLAKKTKHATTKQAAEIAKQANAKQLIIGHYSGRYKDINVFRAEAQEIFKHTHLAEPGKVFKI